From the genome of Nakamurella flavida, one region includes:
- a CDS encoding ring-opening amidohydrolase codes for MPPAIEVRKIPLHSVSDASELAALIDDGILEADRVVAVIGKTEGNGGVNDYTRIIADRAFREVLVARGTRSPQEVKQVPIVWSGGTDGVLSPHATVFATVPPEKAVPSDEPRLSVGFAMSEVLLPEDIGRVAMIEKVAAGVREAMARAGITDVADVHYVQTKTPLLTIQTIRDAKSRGKTVWTEHTHESMDLSNGATALGVAVALGEIEMPTDADVMHDRSLFSAVASCSSGVELDQAQIVVVGNVRGVGGRYRIGHGVMKDALDADGIWSAIRDAGLDLPDRPHHTDLQGRLVNVFLKCEVSQDGQVRGRRNAMLDDSDVHWHRQIKACVGGVTASVTGDPAAFVSVSAAHQGPDGGGPVAAIVDLGDEPTGYPRP; via the coding sequence CTGCCCCCGGCCATCGAGGTCCGCAAGATCCCCCTGCACTCGGTGTCCGACGCCTCCGAGCTGGCCGCGCTGATCGACGACGGGATCCTGGAGGCGGATCGGGTCGTCGCCGTCATCGGCAAGACCGAGGGCAACGGCGGCGTCAACGACTACACCCGGATCATCGCCGACCGGGCCTTCCGCGAGGTGCTGGTGGCCAGGGGCACCCGGTCGCCCCAGGAGGTCAAGCAGGTCCCGATCGTCTGGTCGGGCGGGACCGACGGCGTCCTGTCCCCGCACGCGACGGTGTTCGCCACCGTGCCGCCGGAGAAGGCGGTACCGAGTGACGAGCCCCGGTTGTCGGTCGGCTTCGCGATGAGCGAGGTGCTGCTGCCGGAGGACATCGGCCGGGTGGCGATGATCGAGAAGGTCGCGGCCGGCGTCCGCGAGGCGATGGCCAGGGCGGGCATCACCGACGTCGCCGACGTGCACTACGTGCAGACCAAGACCCCGCTGCTGACCATCCAGACCATCCGCGACGCCAAGTCCCGCGGGAAGACGGTGTGGACCGAGCACACCCACGAGTCGATGGACCTGTCCAACGGGGCCACCGCCCTGGGTGTCGCCGTCGCCCTGGGCGAGATCGAGATGCCGACCGATGCCGATGTCATGCACGACCGGTCGCTGTTCTCCGCGGTGGCCTCCTGCTCGTCCGGGGTGGAGCTCGACCAGGCGCAGATCGTGGTGGTCGGCAACGTCCGCGGGGTCGGCGGCCGGTACCGGATCGGCCACGGTGTCATGAAGGACGCGCTGGACGCCGACGGCATCTGGTCGGCGATCCGGGACGCCGGGCTCGACCTGCCCGACCGTCCGCACCACACCGACCTGCAGGGGCGGCTGGTCAACGTCTTCCTCAAGTGCGAGGTCAGCCAGGACGGGCAGGTCCGCGGCCGCCGCAACGCCATGCTGGACGACTCCGACGTGCACTGGCACCGGCAGATCAAGGCCTGCGTCGGCGGGGTCACCGCGTCGGTCACGGGCGATCCGGCCGCTTTCGTGTCGGTGTCCGCCGCGCACCAGGGTCCGGACGGCGGTGGCCCGGTGGCTGCCATCGTGGATCTGGGCGACGAGCCCACCGGCTACCCGCGGCCCTGA